A genomic region of Mus musculus strain C57BL/6J chromosome 7, GRCm38.p6 C57BL/6J contains the following coding sequences:
- the Olfr716 gene encoding olfactory receptor 716, which produces MGRENQSFVDEFVLLGLSQDAQTQILLFVLFFIVYILTVLGNLLIIVLILMDSRLHTPMYFFLRNLSFADLCFSNSIVPQVLSHFLVKRKTISFWGCVTQVIVSLQIGCTECALLAVMSYDRYVAVCKPLHYSTIMTQQLCLQLALGSWASGLLVCLVDIAVAFHLPYRGQNIVSHYFCELPALLKVASADTYSTEMAIFAMGVVILLAPVSLILISYWNIISTVIQMQSGEGRLKVFSTCGSHLIVVVLFYGSAIFNYMQPNTKTRKKQDKIMSVFYTVVTPMLNPIIYSLRNKDVKSAFRKLAARVVFFRKQ; this is translated from the coding sequence atgggaagagaaaaccAGAGCTTTGTAGATGAATTTGTGTTGCTGGGCCTTTCGCAAGATGCACAGACTCAGATCCTCCTGTTTGTCCTTTTCTTCATCGTTTACATTCTGACTGTACTTGGAAACCTGCTCATCATTGTCCTCATCCTCATGGATTCTCGACTCCACACCCCCATGTACTTTTTTCTTAGAAATCTTTCTTTTGCAGATCTCTGTTTCTCAAATAGCATTGTTCCTCAAGTGCTGTCCCACTTCCTGGTAAAAAGGAAAACTATTTCCTTTTGGGGCTGTGTGACACAGGTAATTGTCTCCCTTCAGATTGGGTGTACAGAGTGTGCACTGCTGGCGGTGAtgtcctatgaccgctatgtggctgTGTGCAAACCACTGCACTACTCCACCATCATGACCCAACAACTATGCCTGCAGTTGGCCCTAGGGTCCTGGGCCAGTGGGCTCCTAGTATGTTTGGTAGATATTGCTGTTGCTTTCCATCTTCCCTATCGAGGGCAGAACATAGTCAGCCATTACTTTTGTGAACTTCCTGCACTTCTGAAGGTGGCTTCAGCAGATACTTACAGCACAGAAATGGCCATCTTTGCAATGGGTGTGGTAATCCTCCTAGCACCTGTCTCCCTCATCCTCATCTCCTACTGGAACATCATATCCACTGTGATCCAGATGCAGTCTGGAGAGGGGAGACTCAaggtgttctcaacctgtggatctcaCCTCATTGTTGTTGTCCTCTTCTATGGGTCTGCAATATTTAACTATATGCAGCCAAACACCAAAACTAGGAAGAAACAGGATAAGATAATGTCTGTGTTCTATACAGTGGTGACTCCAATGCTAAACCCCATAATTTATAGTCTTCGGAACAAGGATGTCAAAAGTGCCTTCAGGAAACTAGCTGCAAGAGTGGTATTCTTTCGAAAGCAATGA